The Lewinellaceae bacterium nucleotide sequence AAAAACAAAAAAAATGGATTTTTGATACACTTGTATGAATGGTCTGAAAGTCATGCCACAAATCTATTGGATTATTACACTATTTGACCTTTTTTGCAATCATTTTGCACACAATTTACACTAATTTACATTCATTAAGGCGGTAAACAGGGGTGCTGACTTACCTTTAACCCGTGACAGGAGGTCGGTGTATTTCCCATTTTTACAACATTAATAAATTTTTAAACAAATGAAAAATAACTTCGCGACGTTGATTTTACTACTCCTGGCTTTTTCCGGCTTTTCCCAGGAAATGGGCTATGACGTTTTTGGCACTAAAACAAACCCCTATGCAGGTCCGTATTCCATATTAACGCTGGATACCCTGAAAGAGGCGAAAACACTCAGTGATATCAATGCAAAGTATCGGTCATCCTGGGTCGCCAGGTATATTTCTGTCGAAGTTTCTTCGATCTGCGAGGAAGTGATCAAAAAGGCAGTAAGCCAAAACGACACCCTGACCCATGAACAGATGGGCCTTTTGAAAAAGGCTGAAGAGGGCTGCCTAATCAGTGTCGAAGTGGATTACATCCCTTTGAACAACCTGAAATATAATCCTCCCAGGAAGATGGATTTTACATTGACGACGATTCCCATATTCGAAGCCAAATACCCTGGTGGTTACGGAAATTTGAAGGCATACCTTAAGGAAAATATCATGGATAAAATTCCCGAAACATCTCCTGGATCTGTAAAATTTGCAAAAGTAAAATTCAATATTACCGGAAAAGGTCAGGTATCCGACGCTCAAATTTCCAGGACATCCGAAAATGATAAAGTGGATAAATTAATCCTTGAAGCCATTGGCAATATGCCCAAATGGATCCCGGCCCAAGATTCAAAAGGCATGAAAATTACCCAGGCATTTGAGTTTAGCATGGGGACCGACCTGCTTAGGTGCGATTATCAATATTAACATTTCGTATTGCACTCCAACAGATCATTTTCCTCCTCCTGCCAATGATATTAAAAAGGGGTTGTTAGCTATGGCTAATGAAAGCCAAGGAGAGCGTCCCACCCAAAACCATACCTGCCGGGAATTTGCTTCCGAATAGAATGGTTGAAGCTAAACTCCATTCTGATTGGGGTTTGGTTTATACAGGCGTTGAGGGAGCGAGGATACCTCTGAATGCAGACTACGGCAGTTCAATTGATCTACAATTTGGGATGAAACAAAGTAGAACCTATCCTTTTTTACAGCCTAAATTCGATTCCGGAATTATTTTTTTTTTAAAACTTTGCCATTTCTTACCTAACTTTCCGGCTTTTAAATATGCTTGTGATAAAGAGAACCTACCTTTGTTTCCATTTAAAATTCAAGCCAGCTTAACCTGATATTAATGCAAAAATTTTTAAACCTCCCCCTGATCTGTATTTTAATGTCAACGATCATCCCTTCGAAAATAAATTCGCAGGTGGTCATCAACGAATTCATGGCAGCTAATTCCTCTGCCATATACGACCCTGAAAATGGAGAAAGCGCAGACTGGATAGAACTTTACAACACCGCCGACAGCACCGTTGACCTAAGCGGGTATTACCTGACCGATAACCTGAGTGACGAGACCAAATGGCCCATCCCCGCAGGTACGATCATTCCTGCGAATGGTTTCCTGATTTTCTGGGCCGACGGAACCGATTCGGGAATGCATACCCTTTACAAACTGAGCAGTGCGGGAGAAGAAATCGGGCTCTACGATCATGATCTCAACCTGGTGGATGGATTCGTTTATGCATTGCAGGAAACCAATATCAGTTATGGCCGGGAGACTGACGGCAGTCTAAACTGGGCCTGGTTTTCCGAATCAACCCCAAATGCTTCCAATAGCAGCTCAACACCCTATGCCGGGATCACCTATAATGAACCTTACTTTTCCGTTAAAGGAGGATTTTACCAATCGCCTCAATCGGTAGCGCTCTCCACTCTCGACGGTGAAATCCATTATACCTTAGACGGCCGAACCCCTACCATCAATGATCCCATTTACACTGCGCCTATCAGCTTTAACGAATCCACCTTTATCAGGGCGAGGGTCTTTATTCCCGGTTTTATTCCGGGGCCAACGAAAACACATTCTTACTTTTTTGAGGCCACGTTCGCGGAACGAGGCCTTCCTGTGGTTTCCCTGGTCACCGATCCTGATCTGTTTTGGGATCCGGTTATTGGCATTTATGTCCAGAATTTCAAACCCGATTGGGAACAACCGGTGAATATAGAATTCTTTGAAAATGACGGCAACAACCGGGCCGTTTTCAACGAAAGAGCCGGGGTAAAAATCAACGGCCAAAACAGCTGGGAACTGCCGCAGAAAATGCTGGGCATTTATTTTAGAGGAGAATACGGTGTAGGAAAACTGGACTACCCGCTATTCCATGACAGGTCGCGGTCGTCATTCGATGATATTATCCTGCGCGCGGGAGGAAGTGACTGGTCATTCACCCTCATGCGGGATGCCCTCTGCCAATCCCTAACCCAGGAAAATGCCCCGATCGCCTACCAGGGATTCAGACAAAGCATCATGTTTCTGAATGGAGAATATATGGGCATTCACAATTTGAGATCCAGGACAAATGATGGGTTTATTGAAGAAAATTATGGTCTGGAATCAGGAACTTACGACCTGATCGCCAACGACGGACAGGTGGAAGAAGGATCAGACGCTCAATACCACCTCATGGATTCACTTTTTAATCTGGACTTGAGTATCCAAAGCAATTTCGATTCCCTTAGCAACATAGTAGACGTCCAGAATTATACCGACTACTGGATCAGTGAAATATGGAGCAGCAACAGCAGCTGGGGACATAATGTGAAACTTTGGAAACCCAAAAACGGAGGCAAATGGCAGTTCATTTTCGGAGATCTCGATCGGGGATTTTCCGGAAGCACCAACGACCCCATTGAAGGATTTTCAAACCCGGTAGGAAACAGCAGTTATGATTACGCCCGGATATGGCTGCAACACATGTTGGCCAACCAGGCGTATGCCGCCTACTTTGCCCAAAGATTCAATGACCATGTTTATACCTCTTTTCACCCGGTAAGGGTCAATCAGGTTATTGATGCTTTTGTCAGCCCGTTATTGCCGGAAATAGCTTATCACGTCGACAGATGGAGCGGTACCACTTCCAATTACGGGAACGGCATCTCTTCGGTATCTTTTTGGGAACAGGAAGTGCTTAAATTGCGTGATTTCGCGAACCAGCGCCAGGGATTCATCATGTCCAATATCCAGTCCAGGTTCGGACTCGGTCAGTTGGCTACCCTTGGAGCAAACAGTACTCCCATTGAAGGGGGCGGAATAAAAATCAATACCTTTAAAATTCCGGAACTTCCATGGAGCGGCCCCTATTTCGAGGACATGCCCCTTACATTCACAGCCGTTCCCAATCCGGGGTACGAATTTACTGGCTGGTCGGCAAACGAGTTTCAGCAAATCATCTCCCTGGAAGAAGCCTGGAAATACAATGATCTCGGCGAGGATCTTGGTACTTCCTGGACAGGGTTGGGCTACAACGACAGCTCATGGTCGGAAGGAAATGCTGAATTAGGATACGGCGATGGGGATGAAACGACCGTCGTCTCTTATGGCAGCAACTCCAACAACAAACAGATCACCACCTATTTCAGAAAGGCTTTCGAATATAGCGGTACGGAGGAAACTCTTCCCTCTCTGCTTAAAATTCGTCGGGATGACGGAGCCGTAATTTACCTTAATGGAACCGAAATTGCCAGGACCAATATGCCCTCAGGATCTGTAACCTATAACACACAAGCGACCACAGCCGTTAGCGGAACCGATGAATCCAACTTACAGGAATTTCTTGTGGAAGTGCCCCTTTTGAATGGTACCAATGTGATTGCTGTCGAAATTCATCAAGCCAATGGCCAAAGTTCAGACATCAGTTTTGACCTCTCCTTTTCCCTCCAAACCCCTACAACCAATATCATTTCCACCAACTTAACCCTACCCATCAACCTAACGGGAAATGCTTCCTATACGGCTCATTACGAAACTACCGGAGCATGCCTGCTGCCCGCACAAATTACCCAAAACACCACGCTAACCATTGATTGCTCCCCTTATTTGACCAGTGGTGATGTGGTGGTAATGCCGGAAGTTTCTCTAAATATAGATCCGGGGGTCGAAATATGGTTCCCGGAAAAGGCACGCCTCATCATCCGGGGAGCCCTCCAGGTGAATGGAACGGAAGACCTGGGCGTCCTATTAAAAGAGAATGCCGAATACGGAGCATCTTCCTGGGGCAACATCACCTTCCAAAATGCCACCGGCGCCAGCCATCTCAATTACCTCGAAGTGCGCAATGCCACCCAGGGAATACACCCGGTGCATAACCATGCCGCAATAACCGGATGGTACAGTGAAGTGGTTATGGATCACGTGACATTGGTAAATAATTTCAGCAATCCTATTTTTGCCGAGTATTCCGACATTACGCTGACCAATAGCACTCTACATTCCGACGTGATCGGTGACCTGATCAACGTCAAGTATGGGGATGCTTATGTCAGTGATTGTACTTTCACCGGAAATGACCGACCCGATACCGATGCGGTGGACTACGATGAAGTGGTGGACGGGGTCATCAGAAATTCATCCATTGAAGGATTTTATGGTTTCAATAGCGACGGTGTGGACCTGGGAGAGGAAAGTCAAAATATATTGATTGAAAATTGTTTCATCAATGATTGCACCGACAAAGGCATTTCGATAGGGCAACGCTCTGATGCCGTGATTCAAAACAACACCATTGTCAATTGCAACCTCGGGATCGGCATCAAAGACCTGGGAGCGGCAGTGGTGGACCATACTACTTTTTATTCCAATGTCAGGGCCTTATCAGCTTTCGAAAAAAATCCAGGCTTTGGGGGAGGGTACGTTTCCGTAAAAAATTCCATCCTGTCGAACTCCAGCGATTCGCCCATGTTTGTGGATGACAAGTCGACCGGAACGGCTGAAAACAACTTATACGATACAGACATATTATTCGGTACCAACAATACCTGGGCAGATCCAATATTCGAAGCTCCTACCAATTACCATTTTCAATTACAGCCTACCTCCCCTGCCCTGTCGGCCGGGTTGGACGGAGAAAATGTGGGCACCCTCGATTTCCGTTTTTATGCTTCCCCGAAAATAATGATCTCCGATATTCAGTATTTCCATCCCGAGGATGCCGACAAGGAATTCATCAGGATTCTGAATTCCGGTTCAGAATTTACGGATATCGGAGGTTATATGATCTCCGTGGGCATCTATTTCATTTTTCCGGAAGGAACCATGATCGCCCCCGGTGAAAAGGTAACCCTGGTCCGTGACCTTAATCTTTTCCCCGATCTGGCAGGTCAGGTTTTTGAATGGACTTCCGGGCAGCTGGCCAACGAAGGAGAGTTGCTTTTGTTGAGCGATAACTATGGTATCATTTTGGATCATGTTTACTTCAGTCCGATAGCCCCGTGGCCATCGTCCACTTTTCCTGACGAATATATTACCCTCAAATCGCCCTTGCTGGACAACCACTTTGGCACAAGCTGGAAGCTGGAAAGTCCAATAGTAAGCCTTGAAGAACCCGAAAATTCCACCGTGAACATTTCCCCCAACCCGGTTAGTACCTGGTTAACCTGTTCTGCAACAGAAAGGATCAGGGAGATCAAAGTCTACAATAGCCTGGGGCAATTGATCATGGAACGGAAATCAAATTCAATGGTGCTGGAATTGAACGTCAGTGCGTTGAGCCCTGGCCTGTTTACGATTCTGATCAATGGGCAGGTTACCTCAAGGTTCGTTAAATATTAAGGGTCAAAATTCATTCGGGAAAATCATGGATAAAACCTTATATTGCTCAAAATTTTTAAATTAAATACCTTTTTGTTATGACAAAAAACAACAAATTTCCTTTTAGCAGATACCATTTTATTTTCCTGATGGTTATCGCCGTTATTTCGCCTTTTTGTAAAACAGCCCAAAAAGCTGTTAGTACGACGACGACTCCGACGCTCTCCTTTGAGCAAAATATTTTGCCTATTATGACTCAAAGTTGCACCCCTTGCCATTTCCCTGAAACGGGACGCAAAAAAATGCTCGACACCTATGATGCAGTAAAAGATAATATCGTCGATATTATGGCCCGTGTTCAGCTCCCGCAGGATGATCCAAAGTTTATGCCTTTCAAAGGGAAAAAACCGGCTTTAACAGAAGCGGAAATCAACCAGTTTAAAGAATGGGTGGCTCAGGGTATGCCGAAATAGAAGCAACCTAGGTAAATCTGACTTTGCTTTGAGCCTGTCTCAATAGTCATTTAGAAGAATGGTGATCAAATGTCAATTCATCAATGCGTTTCCAACGGTTGAATCAGTTGGGATAGCGTTCCATTTTTATTGAAATTGAATAATATTTTAAGCTATTTTTCACTAAGCTACTTTTGAGACGGTCTCAAAGGCTATTTCCTTTGGGATGGTTAACCAACCTGCTTGAAAAAAGAAAAACCGGCTTGAATTTAGTTCACTTCAATTTTTCTTTCTAATTGCAAGGTATAACATTCATTGGAAACCCTTTGTATAATCAGGTACGATCCATTTTCATTGTAGACATGTTTGGGATCCGTTTCCTCGGTGGTATCCCCATCTCCAAAATGCCATTGAATTGACCGATAATTTTGGGCTCTGTTGACCAATTCCAGTGCCTTATTTTGGAGAATCAAATCAAAACCCGTTTGCATTTCAGGGTATATGGGGGCCCACCTCCATTTATTCAAATTATTCAGAACCACCTGTGAGGCACTCAGCTCAATTACCCTTCTTTCTTCATCAGGTAACTGCATTTTAAGCGGACAATTCATCGGGCTAACCCCAAAAATACTGGCATAAAATGTACAGGCTGATAAATAGGAACCTAACAAGGAAGGATGATGAAGATCCGCATTGTATAAATTAAGCCCTGGGTTTTTAAAAAAAACGTCTTCCCAAACCATTCCTACAGGAGCAATACTCGCCGAAAAAATATCTGAAAACCGAAGGTATTCTTTTTCAATCACTTCCTGCATCAATTGATAAGAAGAGATAGGTTGCCAACGAGGATTACCATTCTTATACCCCCAGGTCATATAAAAAATAATTTTTGCACATGGGTTATTGTCCATAATGCTGTCAATGATCTGTCTTGCGAAAGGCAACGTCTTTTGGTTAATCACAGACTCAGGTTGAGCAAATTCATCACTATGGCCCTGGATAACCACAAAGTCCCATTTTCGTGATTTTATTTTGTCGTAAGTGCCTTTTTGACGGGCATGATAAGATAGATTTTGCCCCTGCTTAACCAGTGTGTCGACAAAGACTTTTTTTCCAAATGAATCGGAAATGTCTCTGAATATAAAGGGCATATCATTGAAAAAAGTAAAACTGTTTCCGATAAATAAAACCGATTTTTCATGCTGATTTTGCCCAAATCCAAAGGTCAGAAAAGTCAGGAAAAAAATAGTAAACACATACCTCATAAGTGGATAATAATCGTAAAATAAAATGAAATTATTCTAAATCTGATCATAATAAGGGAAAAGGTAAACAAAAAAAGGCCAATGTTTTAGTCGTATTTAATCAGCCCAAAAAATAATTTCTTTAAGACTCCCGGGCCACCTTTATTTTCCTTGAATGTACCCACACAGGTACAAAAACGAGGAAAAACATAAAAAGGCAGATCAGCTCACAAATCAGCAGGTACCAGGGCCACGGTCCAAGAAAATCGAGCAAAGAGGCCGTTGGAGGTTTGCCCAATACATATACATAATTCGATCCGATCAACAGGTTGATAATAAGAATGAATACGACATACCCCTGAAGCGCCAAAAAGGCTCTCCAAATGCTGCGGAAGGTGGGTTTAAGATCAAAAACGACCGTGGTGTAAACGGCAAAGACCACCAGCCCCGCATGAACAAACCAATATTTAAAAAAGATGAAATTGGGAAAACCGTTATACAGATAAGGTGTGATAATGGCCTGAACGGTCCCTGCCAAAATCCAGAAGTAAAGTACCTCATGGATTTTCCGGGTAGGGTTCCACATCAAAAAAGGAAGCAAAAAAGCCGTAATATTACATATATCCAGCGGCAGGTCCGTTTTGTAATTGAAATCTCCCAGCCACCACAGGATAACAGTAGAAAGTAATACCCAAAACGAAATCGTTATAGCCATGGCTCTCGACAACATGAGCTGCTGAGGGGCATTGATAAATCGTTTGGCAAACCAGGGAAGGATGACCGCCAAAGAGATCATCAGTAAAATCACCGCAAGGTGTTGCGGGCCAAAAAGCGAAAAATCCTGGTTGTATGCAATGAAATCAGTGTGCTCCATTTCTGAAGTTTTTACAATTCCAGAACAAAATAGTAAATAAATCGAAAAAAGTCTGCTTTGCATGGCAAAACAGCCCCGGCCAATAAAATAACTTGTATTTTGAACCCGAATCAGGAAAGGACCTTTTAACCTTTCACTAATACAATACAATACAATACAATACAATACAATACAATATGTACAGGACAGGAGCCATCGGGGCACTACTTGATATATACCAACAATCTATTTCATCCCTAAAAGAGGTCATCTCTGCCATTCCCGATGAGGAATTAACCATTGTTTACGATCCTCACACCGCCGATGAAGATTGCAGGTCGATCCAGACCATTTTAACCCATGTGGTATATTCGGGATTGGGCTATGCCACCAGCATCAGTAACCATAAAGGAGACGCCCATTCCAGGCCGGAAAAAGCCTTCCATTTGAGTGTAAAGGAATATTTGGATGATTTGGATCAGGTTTTTCAATTTACCGAAAAAGTTTTCAGTAGATTACATGACAATGAACTGGAACAGGCGGATCCCTCCCAAAAGATCAAAACCGGTTGGGGGCAATTCTACGATATTGAACAATTAACAGAACACGCCATCGTACATATTTTACGCCACAAGAGACAAATTGAGCGTTTTTTAATTAAATAAATAATAATATTGTCCCCACCCTAGTGGAAATCCAGAGACATTTTTATTTCTTGTGCTTTATTGGTTGACTGTGCACACTTTTCTGAACCAATACCCCTAAATAAAACCTTTTTTAAGCTTTTCAATTATCCTAAATACCATGATCAAAATTTATGAAATTAACCATAGGTAGAGTTGACAAGGCCGATTTTCCTGAATTACATCTAACTGAAATAGATATAAAAGTGGATACCGGCGCCTATACTTCTGCCATACACTGTAACCAAATTGAAGAGGTGGAAGGAGAAAATGGAGATAAATACATCAAATTTACACTTTTAGACCCCTCACATTCCCACTATAATGAAAAAGAATTCATTGTAAAAAAGTACAAAAAGAAAAAAGTAAAAAGTTCCTTTGGCACTTCTGAACAGCGATTTGTCATAAGCACTGAAATTCAGCTTTTTAATGAAACCTTTCCAATTGAACTAACCCTAAGCGAAAGAGGTGAAATGAAGTATCCTGTTTTACTCGGAAGAAAGCTTTTGGCGAGAAAATTTATTGTTGATCCATCAAAAAGAAATCTTTCCTTTAAATCGAAAAATAAAAAGACATGAAAATTGCGATTTTATCCAGAAATCCAAATTTGTATTCGACCAGGAGGCTTTTGGAAGCAGCCGAAAAAAGAGGCCATGAAGCAATTGTCGTGGATCACCTGAAATGTATCATAGAAATCGAAAAAAAAAGCCCGAAAGTTTACTATAAAGGTGCCTACCTGGATGATATTGATGCCATTGTCCCAAGAATAGGCGCCTCTGTTACTTTTTACGGAACAGCAGTAGTTCGTCAATTTGAAATGATGAAGGTATTTTCTGCGGTTGAATCCCAGGCCCTGGTAAGGTCCAGAGATAAACTTCGTAGTTTACAGATATTGGCCCGGGCAGGAGTAGGTTTACCTAAAACCGTATTCACCAATTATAGCAAAGAGGTCGACCACCTGGTGGACTCTGTTGGTGGAGTACCCATCGTTTTAAAGCTTTTGGAAGGAACACAGGGGTTAGGCGTTGTTTTAGCAGAAACACAAAATGCAGCCACTTCTATTCTGGAAGCATTTAATGGGCTGAACGCCAGAGTTATCGCCCAGGAGTTTATAAAAGAAGCCGGAGGAGCTGATATTAGGGTATTTATTGTTGATGGCAAAATAGTAGGCGCCATGAAACGCCAGGGAAAAAAAGGAGAATTCCGCTCGAATCTTCACAGGGGAGGCAGTGCTTCCATTATTGAACTAACCGATGAAGAAGAGAAAGCGGCCCTCAAAGCAGCCAAAGCGATGGGCTTAGGCATTGCAGGCGTGGATATGTTGCAATCGTCACATGGGCCCCTGATCCTCGAGGTCAATTCATCTCCAGGTTTAGAAGGGATTGAAACGGCCACCAAAACCGATATTGCCAAGGAAATAATCCGGTATTTAGAATTAAATGTAGAATAAGATGTTCAAAATACTGGGGAAAGAAATTAAAAGAGGAACCAGCACAGTAATTGATTTAGAAGTAGCCAAACTCCATACTCGCACCCCTTTAAAAATACCGGTCATTGTAGAACGAGCTAAAAAAGACGGACCCGTTTTACTTTTAATAGCCGGCATTCATGGGGACGAAGTTAACGGAGTTGGAATTATTCGGGAAATTATTCGCAAAAAATACAATAAACCTTCCCGGGGCATTGTGATTTGTATTCCCGTGTTTAACATTTTCGGTTATCTTATCCAAACGCGCGAATTTCCGGATGGAAGAGACTTAAACAGGGTATTTCCCGGTACAGAATCCGGATCTTTGGCAAGCCAGTTCGCTTATGCGTTCTCAAAAGAAATAGCTCCCCTGGTAGATTATGTAATTGATTTTCACACCGGAGGAGCTGACAGAGAAAATGCCCCCCAGGTGAGGTGTGTACTTTCCGAAACAAAAGCATTTGAACTGGCTAAAATATTTGGTGCCCCCTTTATCATACAATCCAATTATATTGCCAAATCTGTTAGAGAAATGGTCAATAAATTAGGGAAAACCTCTTTGCTTTTTGAAGGAGGTAAATCAAAGGAATTAGATGATAAAATCATTAGTTGTGGCGTTAATGGCACCTACAATGTGATGAAATACCTGGGTATGCATGAAGGCAAGCTGACTGTTCCTTTAGATTCTATTATTGTGTCCAAATCAAAATGGATCAGAGCCCCTTTTTCCGGGATGTTCAAATTAAAGGTGGCTAATGGAAGCAGAGTCCATAAGAAGGATGTTTTGGGAGTGATCCAGGATCCATTCGGATCATTTGAAAAAAACGTCAAAGCTCCTTTTGATTGTTTTGTCTTTTGTGTTAACACCTCACCCGTAATCAATAAAGGAGATGCCCTATTTCATGTGAGTGTCGAGAGTGAATCAAAAGTATCAGCAGATGAATAAAAAACTATCCCCTCAGTACTGTCACCGACCCTGAGAATTGTCTTTCTTTGCCATCGTCCATAACGATACGGACCACATAAACAAACACGCCCGGATTCACAACTACTCCTCTGTTTTTGCCATCCCAGGCAGTGCCGTTGAAGATTTTTGCCCCCCATCTGTCATAAATGGTGAGGTCAAGGGATTCAATTTCTCCGAGCGGACCATTTACCGTAAACAGGTCATTAATGCCGTCATCATTCGGTGAAAATACATTTGGTATGAAAATATTGTAAAATTCAAGTTGCAAAAGCACCAGGCTGTCACACCCAAAATAAGAAACCAGGGTAGCCCAATGATCCCCTTCCTGATCAAAATTATAATGATCCAGTTGATAACTTTCTCCTTCAAATATTTTGGCACTGATGGTGTCTGAAAGGGCCTCCAGCACTGAAAGGTCCAATGAAACAATGCTGTCGCAATTGTCGGCCGTTTTCAGGGTATCAATATAAAAGCCACTCTCAGTGAGTTGTTTGTTGCCAAAGGTGTAGAACTCTTCGTTACAGATCGTTTCGGTAAGGTGTTCCGTAAACACGGGGATATCGTGCAGGTAAGCCTTGGTTACGCGGCACAAGCCATCCTCATCTTCAATTTTGACCTGGTAAGTGCCTTCTCCATACATTTGGGTGATTTGTGGAAAGGTCTCACCGATCAGGGCGATTCCGTCTTTAAACCATTGGTAAGAAAGTTCCGGGTTATCCGGAACCTCCAACAGGAATGTCTCCGAGCAAGGATGGGCGATTTCATTTATTTTAAATTCAAATGACCGGATGTCTGCCAATATCAAATGATCAAAAAAGTAATAGGTACTAACAGGATTATTCACCGCGGGGCAGGCAGGTCCAATGGCAATTGCGGCAATATCTTCATTTGGCGTAACTTCAATAAAAGTCTTGACCCATTTGTTTCCCGTGCCGCCATTAACGTAAACAGCCCCCAATTTCACCCAATCAGGTCCATTGGTCGGGCATCCAAAAGCATCATTTCCTGTTCCAAAAGGAAGGTAGTCACAACTGCCGGTTCCAAAAAAAGTAATATCAATAGGGGGCGAAATAGCGGCATTGACGAAACCTACATAAAATTCAAACCGATAAGAGGTTCCTGCTTCCAGCGGCCCAAGCAGGCAGGCTCCAGCGTATTCCTTCCAGTTTCGTTCAGGCGTGTTATCATTTCTCACCCTCCCGTCCCGAAACCCCATAGCTCCCTCCCCGTCCGGGAAAGGAAGCGGCGGCGGAAATTCATCCCACCCCATCCAACCGCACGTATGCAGATAATCGGTAGTAGGTTCAGATGCCTGGATCCAGCCTGTGGCACAATCCAACTGGCTGCGGTCGTGCGGGCAACAATCCATCTCTTCAAAAGAAGGGTTGGGAATCAGGGATACAGGTTCAATCTCCTGGCATTCACAATCTGGATCATTCAGGTCGATCAGGCCATCCCCATCATCATCGATCGCATTATCGCAGATTTCTTCCACAAATGGTTTTAGGCCTGCATCCATTGAGATGAAACCCCAATAGCTAAAAGCCAACAAGGTGATCAGGACTTTTATGCCCGGGCTGGTGTTTTGTGGAAAATTCATTATTCAATTTACGAAAAATTTGATGAAACGAAAAAATATATTTTATCCCTATATCGGGTTGCCGACTGATTTCAAGGAAAAGACTTGATCACTCAACCCTTGTCAATAGAGTTAGGATTAACAATTATTGGAAAAATGAAAAGTGAACTATTGAAAATTAAGTGTAATTTGAACCTGAATCCCGTGAAGTCCCATGAAACTCATCCCGTTCAAAAGTTTCAAATCACACAAACGTTAAAAAAATAAACTGATGAAACGCAGAAATTTTCTTTCCGGGGCAATGGCATTGTACCACATCTCCATTTTTACAAAAATAAAAACAGCTATCTTTATGAGAACAGACAAAGGATTTAAAGTAAAGGCAGGCGAAGCAAGATTCGGCGAGCACTATAAAATGAAGGGCGTCACCCTGAATACACTGGACATAAAAATATCCACTGAGGATACTGAAGGTGATCTGGCTGTTTTTGAACAAACGGGATTAACCCCCAATGGTGGACCGCCTTTGCACATTCACCCTTTTCAGGACGAATGGTTTTATGTTATTGAAGGAGAATATTTGTTCCAGGTGGGTGAGGATAGATACGAAATGAAAGCAGGAGACACCATTTTTTTGCCAAGAAACGTTCAACATGCCTTTCTTCAATTGACAGAGACCGGTAAAATGATCGTTTCATACCTGCCCGCCGGAAAAATGG carries:
- a CDS encoding ATP-dependent zinc protease, with protein sequence MKLTIGRVDKADFPELHLTEIDIKVDTGAYTSAIHCNQIEEVEGENGDKYIKFTLLDPSHSHYNEKEFIVKKYKKKKVKSSFGTSEQRFVISTEIQLFNETFPIELTLSERGEMKYPVLLGRKLLARKFIVDPSKRNLSFKSKNKKT
- the rimK gene encoding 30S ribosomal protein S6--L-glutamate ligase, giving the protein MKIAILSRNPNLYSTRRLLEAAEKRGHEAIVVDHLKCIIEIEKKSPKVYYKGAYLDDIDAIVPRIGASVTFYGTAVVRQFEMMKVFSAVESQALVRSRDKLRSLQILARAGVGLPKTVFTNYSKEVDHLVDSVGGVPIVLKLLEGTQGLGVVLAETQNAATSILEAFNGLNARVIAQEFIKEAGGADIRVFIVDGKIVGAMKRQGKKGEFRSNLHRGGSASIIELTDEEEKAALKAAKAMGLGIAGVDMLQSSHGPLILEVNSSPGLEGIETATKTDIAKEIIRYLELNVE
- a CDS encoding succinylglutamate desuccinylase/aspartoacylase family protein, translating into MFKILGKEIKRGTSTVIDLEVAKLHTRTPLKIPVIVERAKKDGPVLLLIAGIHGDEVNGVGIIREIIRKKYNKPSRGIVICIPVFNIFGYLIQTREFPDGRDLNRVFPGTESGSLASQFAYAFSKEIAPLVDYVIDFHTGGADRENAPQVRCVLSETKAFELAKIFGAPFIIQSNYIAKSVREMVNKLGKTSLLFEGGKSKELDDKIISCGVNGTYNVMKYLGMHEGKLTVPLDSIIVSKSKWIRAPFSGMFKLKVANGSRVHKKDVLGVIQDPFGSFEKNVKAPFDCFVFCVNTSPVINKGDALFHVSVESESKVSADE
- a CDS encoding gliding motility-associated C-terminal domain-containing protein produces the protein MNFPQNTSPGIKVLITLLAFSYWGFISMDAGLKPFVEEICDNAIDDDGDGLIDLNDPDCECQEIEPVSLIPNPSFEEMDCCPHDRSQLDCATGWIQASEPTTDYLHTCGWMGWDEFPPPLPFPDGEGAMGFRDGRVRNDNTPERNWKEYAGACLLGPLEAGTSYRFEFYVGFVNAAISPPIDITFFGTGSCDYLPFGTGNDAFGCPTNGPDWVKLGAVYVNGGTGNKWVKTFIEVTPNEDIAAIAIGPACPAVNNPVSTYYFFDHLILADIRSFEFKINEIAHPCSETFLLEVPDNPELSYQWFKDGIALIGETFPQITQMYGEGTYQVKIEDEDGLCRVTKAYLHDIPVFTEHLTETICNEEFYTFGNKQLTESGFYIDTLKTADNCDSIVSLDLSVLEALSDTISAKIFEGESYQLDHYNFDQEGDHWATLVSYFGCDSLVLLQLEFYNIFIPNVFSPNDDGINDLFTVNGPLGEIESLDLTIYDRWGAKIFNGTAWDGKNRGVVVNPGVFVYVVRIVMDDGKERQFSGSVTVLRG
- a CDS encoding cupin domain-containing protein; this translates as MKRRNFLSGAMALYHISIFTKIKTAIFMRTDKGFKVKAGEARFGEHYKMKGVTLNTLDIKISTEDTEGDLAVFEQTGLTPNGGPPLHIHPFQDEWFYVIEGEYLFQVGEDRYEMKAGDTIFLPRNVQHAFLQLTETGKMIVSYLPAGKMEAFFQTTDQWNTPPSREEIAQVFLDHDMKVVGPPLKMN